In a genomic window of Streptomyces noursei ATCC 11455:
- a CDS encoding alpha/beta fold hydrolase: MKRPAHATRGRYAPPVPHRTLDVTSADGSRLYAEVHGPEGAPAVVLSHGWTCSTAFWAPVVRELADTHKVVVYDQRGHGRSPAVPPAGYSTRALADDLVAVLEQSLAPGERAVVGGHSMGGMTIMAAAERPELRARAAAALLCSTGCADLAAESRVFPLPSPGGRRLAHRLLLGSRAPLGPVSPVAKWALRYATMGGGSSAEQIEACARIVHACPIDVRARWGMVLYHLQLTRGVSRLEVPTAVLAGTADRLTPFVHARRLASVLPRCEGLTELPGLGHMTPVEAPDAVAGRLRELVRDHLAATPSSRDERPARRQKKEKAA, encoded by the coding sequence ATGAAGCGGCCGGCACACGCCACCCGGGGCCGCTACGCCCCGCCGGTGCCCCACAGGACGCTGGACGTCACCTCCGCCGACGGGTCGCGGCTGTACGCCGAGGTCCACGGGCCCGAGGGTGCCCCGGCGGTGGTCCTCTCGCACGGCTGGACCTGCTCGACCGCGTTCTGGGCGCCGGTCGTCCGGGAACTGGCCGACACCCACAAGGTGGTGGTCTACGACCAGCGGGGGCACGGGCGCAGCCCGGCCGTCCCGCCCGCCGGCTACAGCACCCGCGCGCTCGCCGACGACCTGGTCGCCGTCCTGGAGCAGAGCCTGGCCCCCGGTGAGCGGGCCGTCGTCGGCGGGCATTCCATGGGCGGGATGACGATCATGGCCGCCGCCGAGCGGCCCGAGCTGCGCGCCCGGGCCGCGGCCGCCCTGCTGTGCAGCACCGGCTGCGCCGACCTGGCCGCCGAGTCCCGGGTGTTCCCGCTGCCCTCGCCCGGCGGTCGCCGCCTGGCGCACCGGCTGCTGCTGGGCTCGCGCGCCCCGCTCGGCCCGGTCTCCCCGGTCGCCAAGTGGGCCCTGCGCTACGCCACGATGGGCGGCGGGTCGAGCGCCGAGCAGATAGAGGCGTGCGCGCGGATCGTGCACGCCTGCCCGATCGACGTCCGGGCCCGCTGGGGCATGGTGCTCTACCACCTCCAACTCACCCGCGGCGTCAGCCGGTTGGAGGTGCCGACCGCGGTCCTGGCGGGCACCGCGGACCGGCTCACCCCGTTCGTGCACGCCCGGCGGCTGGCCTCCGTCCTCCCGCGGTGCGAAGGGCTGACCGAGCTGCCCGGGCTCGGCCACATGACCCCCGTCGAGGCCCCCGACGCGGTCGCCGGGCGGCTGCGGGAACTCGTCCGCGACCATCTGGCCGCCACCCCGTCCTCCCGGGACGAGCGGCCGGCGAGGCGGCAGAAGAAGGAGAAGGCGGCATGA
- a CDS encoding SDR family oxidoreductase produces the protein MNGSKLDGQVVVVTGAARGVGALLARKLSARGATLALIGLEPDELREVAASLHGPAHHWHADVTDHEAMARVAKEVKLRFGKVDVVVANAGVATGGPLLDSDPVAWRRVIEVNLIGGAVTGRAFLPVLMESRGYFLQIASLAAITPAPMMSAYCASKSGVEAFAHSLRAEVGYKGVRVGVGYLSWTDTDMVRGADREDLMRELRARLPWPANKTYPLGPAVDRLVAGIERRSAHVYAQWWLRGMQSVRGCLPSLIGTVGQREMRRFEGRLDGFRPGLVGAGGEADERARVSG, from the coding sequence ATGAACGGAAGCAAGCTCGACGGGCAGGTCGTGGTCGTCACCGGCGCGGCGCGCGGGGTCGGGGCGCTGCTGGCCCGCAAGCTCTCGGCGCGCGGGGCGACGCTGGCGCTGATCGGCCTGGAACCCGACGAACTGCGCGAGGTCGCGGCCTCGTTGCACGGCCCGGCCCACCACTGGCACGCCGACGTCACCGACCACGAGGCGATGGCCCGGGTGGCGAAGGAGGTCAAGCTCCGCTTCGGGAAGGTCGATGTGGTGGTCGCCAACGCCGGCGTGGCGACCGGCGGTCCGCTGCTGGACTCCGACCCGGTGGCCTGGCGGCGGGTCATCGAGGTCAATCTGATCGGCGGCGCGGTCACCGGGCGGGCGTTCCTGCCGGTGCTGATGGAATCCCGCGGCTACTTCCTGCAGATCGCCTCGCTCGCGGCGATCACGCCGGCGCCGATGATGAGCGCGTACTGCGCCTCCAAGTCGGGCGTGGAGGCGTTCGCGCACAGCCTGCGCGCCGAGGTCGGCTACAAGGGCGTCCGGGTCGGCGTCGGGTACCTGAGCTGGACCGACACCGACATGGTGCGCGGCGCCGACCGGGAGGACCTGATGCGGGAGTTGCGCGCCCGGCTGCCCTGGCCGGCCAACAAGACCTATCCGCTGGGCCCGGCGGTGGACCGGCTGGTGGCCGGCATCGAGCGCCGCTCCGCGCACGTCTACGCGCAGTGGTGGCTGCGCGGGATGCAGTCGGTGCGCGGCTGTCTGCCGTCGCTCATCGGGACGGTGGGGCAGCGCGAGATGCGGCGGTTCGAGGGCCGGCTCGACGGGTTCCGGCCCGGTCTGGTCGGCGCGGGCGGCGAGGCGGACGAGAGGGCCCGGGTGAGCGGGTAG